In the Polyodon spathula isolate WHYD16114869_AA chromosome 44, ASM1765450v1, whole genome shotgun sequence genome, GAGTGACACTACAGagcattcattttgaattctaTCTGACCCATATACCCTACCCCAAAGATCTAGCCAGCAGTCATGTCTTGCTCTGCTAGAGTTGATACCAGAAAAATTCATGGTTCAAAGTTTTTCACTGAACCCTTGTTTTGTTTCGGTTAGCTGTGAAACTGAAGGGCTAGGCTTATACATTTACACATTAGGTGTCTGTCACAATGCAACACCTCAAGTTGtttggttttactttttaatGGATTATATTTAGAGCACTGTCCAGCCTGTGGTCCATGACTGAACTCCAAGTGGTCCGCAAACAAGTCCCAAACTTTAGTTCCGCAGTTCTTGAAAACCCCATTTCTACAGTCACACGTTGTGCAACTagtaagcaacacaacaaacactgTTCAAACACTTCACTGTTCAAGGGAAAAAACGTAATCTGGCTGTCCCAGAGTATTCACCctgcataaaagtagcacactgaaattgaaggaatcttttaaaaagacctaggagtttatgttgactcagaaatgtcttcatctaaacaatgtggggaagctataaaaaaaaaaaggccaacaagatgcttggatatattgtgaaaagtgttgaacttaaatcaagggaagtaatgttaaaactttacaatgcattaggaaGAGGTCATCTAGaataatgtgttcagttctggtcacctcgctataaaaaagatattgctgctctagaaagagtgcaaagaagagcaaccagaattatacaaggttaaaaaggcatgtcatatgcagactggcttaaagaactgaatctattcagtcttgaataaagaagacgacgcggtattgacaatgtcgacccaggggactcttttgacctgaaaaaaaagaaacaaggaccaggggtcacaaatggagtttagacaaaggggcattcagaacagaaaataggaggaacttttttacacagagaattgtgtgggtctggaaccaactccccagtaatgttattgaagccgacaccatgggatccttcaagaagctgcttgatgagattctgggatcaataagctactaacaaccaaacgagcaagatgggccgaatggcctcctctcgtttgtaaactttcttatgttcttaatattccTAACTTGGTTGGaatgattacattaaaaaaatacacattaaaaccAGTTTtggtacttttcattttcaacactaTAATATATGCGCTACAGTGTTCAGTGGAGTCCATTCAACAGTGATCACACGTTTGGTAATCAATTACTTATTAATTTACATATTAAGAAAATCCTTTTCAGTCGATCAGCATCTTTACCATTAAATTGATTATGCCAATCAAAATCCTACCCATCAATCAGAAGTACTGTCGTCACAACAGTTTGAGGTCCGGCAACAACACACTCTACGTATCATTTTGCATACAATTTAACATGTAATATACACAAGGTTTTAATGAGAGACAGCACAGCATAAAGATATGCATGATATTGACTTATTACAAGGTATTAATGAGAGACAGCACAGCATAAAGATATGCATGATATTGACTTATTACAAGGTATTAATGAGAGACAGCACAGCATAAAGATATGCATGATATTGACTTATTACAAGGTATTAATGAGAGACAGCACAGCATAAAGATATGCATGATATTGACTTATTACAAGGTATTCTATTAAATGTCTAAAATGTTCAAATTGTCTTggaatttgcccaaacatcaatatttttcaacaaaaattTCAGTACTGTATgctccctcaggtcatagaatagcATGTTTTATACATGGATCTCGAAGCAGAATatgaatttattatatatatatatatatatatatatatatatatatatatatatatatatatatatatatatatatatatatatatatatataaatacttatatatattatataatatgattaTTAATGAATACATAATTGTTCAATTGAAAGTCTATACATTACCAATAAGAATGGTTTTGAAAGTACTTACAATGTTTGTACACGGATATCTTTCAAGACGCTGCCTATTGGACCTTGgaattgcatttaaatatatatatatatatatatatatatatatatatatatatatatatatacacacacacacatatattttctTCATCTATCtgtacatcctaccccacaacaaagtgaaaaaaatattctagaaatctgtagaaaattaattaaaaataaaaactgaaatagcttggttggaccccccttgtaatagcaatcctaaattagctcaggtgtaaccaatcgccttcaaaatcacacaccaagttaagtggcctccacctgtgttaaattgtagtgattcacatgatttcaggataaattcagcatttcctgtaggttctctttgctgggtagtgcatttcaaagcaaagactcaaccatgagcaccaaggcgctttcaaaagaactttgggacaaagttgttgaaaggcacagatcaggggacgggtacaaaaaaaaatatcaaaggccttgaatatcccttggagcacggtcaagacaattattaagaagtggaaggtgtattgcaccaccaagaccctgcctagatcaggctgcccCTCTAAACTGggtgaccgagcaagaaggagactgacctgagaggctaccaagaggccaatgacaactttggaagagatacaggcttttatggccaagttGGTCagagtgtgcatgtgacaacaatatcccaagcactccataaatctggcctgtatggtagggtgtcaagaaggaagtcattactcaagaaagccctccttgaatcccatttgaagtatgcaaaaaaaaaaaaaaaaatcaggagacTCTGTAGCCTTGTGGCAAagctttgtggtctgacgaaactaaaactgaactttttggcctaaatgcgaaGCGTTAtgcttggcgcaaacccaacacagtgcatcaccaaAAGAACGCCATCCCCACGGtgcagcatggtggtggcagcatcatgttatggggatgtttctcaccggcagggactggggcacttggcaggatagaagtaaaaataaatggaacaaagtacagagaagtccttgaggtaaacctgctgccctctgcaagaaactgggacggaagttcaccgtTTAGCATGACAACggccccaagcacacagccaacctgtgttaaactgtagtgattcacatgatttcaggacaaatCCAACAGTTCgggtaggttccttctgctgacacaacaaaatgtgaaaaagttcaagggggtgtagccTTTCTAGaggcactgtatatagaaaaAGGACACCAAGACTCCAttgtaaaaaccaaaaaaaaccaaaacgattaatcatttttttttataggaaaagaGTCAGatacagacaaaataaaaacctggactTGGGGAGCATCCCAcaaaaaaatgcttggtccttaaagggttaaattctACAGTCAAGTCTCATTGGAACTCTCATTACACAATTAATAAGGTCCCGGGCTAGCACTGGTACAGCTGTATCTGTATTATAGGTAAATAAACCCATTGCAAAATGTAtagaccccaccccccccccccccaataaaaaaaacCATTTATTTCTATTACCAGACTgcattttaaactatatttttctGCTCTGTAATGATAGCTTAATCCATTAATAGTAATTCATTGTAATTTGTCACAGAGTGTAAAACCTGTATGCTTTTCTGTACCTAAGATCCGTACACATGCTTGCTACATTTGTATTAGTTGGGGCAGTTTAAAAGCAAGCTAACATAAAAGCAGGGACAATGCACAGTGCAAAGCTGCAGGTTGCACAATATTCAGTCATAGGACAGTATCATTTTTTCATTCGTTTTACAAACGAGAAGAATTTACAAAGTCAAATGATCCAGCTGATTGCCCAGTAAGTGCAGTCTCACCTCTGGATGCTATATACCACATCAGGGTACTCATTCCAATCAATTTATTTTCGGATTAATCAAGTTTAACTGCTAAACCCTGAAACTAATTTACCGAGTTATCGATTCCTCCTGATTCTTATATCAGGCAAGCTGCGGCACAGCTTCCTTTCTGCATATTCCTGCTCCCAGGCACTGTCTCAAGTGcatctttaccatttaaaatgccTGCTCTTAAGAGAGATACAGAGATTACTATTATATAGGGACTCTTAATGCAAGATGTTTCCTCCCCCCGGATGAGTGAAAAGTCCCATTGAACAGGCGCGTTAAGGTTTTTGTTctctgtgaattcgctggtgctTTCTCCGGCCTGCTGAatctctgaaactcttcccacagcaAAAGCAgagataaggtttctctcctgtgtgaattcgttggtgtgtTTTTAGATGTTGTGACTGTCTGAAGCTCTTTCCACAGTCGGAGCAcaaatacggtttctctcctgtgtgaattcgctggtgtgttttgaGCAGTCTTGAATacctgaaactcttcccacagtcagagcagctatacagtttctctcctgtgtgaattcgctggtgtaccTTCAGGTATTCTAaatgtctgaaactcttcccacagtcagagcagagataaggtttctctcctgtgtgaattcgctggtgcaTTTTCAGGTGTGCTGAACGTCTGAAACTcctcccacagtcagaacagcaATACGGActttctcctgtgtgaattctctggtgtgTTTTCAGAGTTCCTGATAccctgaaactcttcccacattcagaGCAGCAAtagggtttctctcctgtgtgaatacgctggtgtcttttcaggtgTTCTGaatgactgaaactcttcccacattctGAGCAgcgataaggtttctctcctgtgtgaatacgCTTGTGTTTTTTCAGGTGTTCTGaacgactgaaactcttcccacagtcagagcagtgatacagtttctctcctgtgtgaatctGCTGGTGTTTTATCAGATCTTCTGAATGtcggaaactcttcccacagtcagagcagtgatacggtttcttaactgtgtgaatttgctggtggcTCTTCAGGGTTCCTTTatgtctgaaactcttcccacagtcaccGCAGCAATAAGGCTTCTCTTCcgtgtgaattcgttggtgtttTTTCAGGTCTCCTGAatctctgaaactcttcccacagtcagagcagtgatacggtttctctcctgtgtgaattcgctggtgtattttcaGGTTTTCTAAacgtctgaaactcttcccacagtcagagcagcgatatggtttctctcctgtgtgaattcgcaaGTGTCTTTTAAGGTGTGCAGAgtgtctgaaactcttcccacagtcagagcagtgatacggtttctctcctgtgtgaattcgctggtgcgATTCAAGGTGTGATGACtgtttgaaactcttcccacagtcagagcagggATACGGtttttctcctgtgtgaattctctggtggATTTCAAAATGCCCTAACTGGGTGAGACCTTTCTTacagtcaggatattctccaCTGCCCATCCTCGCTTTAGCTGCTGGACTGAAACCTGGAAaacatgaacaggaaagaaagtatGAGGGACTGCCTGTTATGGCATGTGACTGGGTGGTGGAGTGGATTAAAGCAGGTGAATTTCAGCTGTGGAGGCTTCCACTGGGGGTTACATCAgtttagaaaagcaaacaaacttAAAACCAAAGCAAAGTCAGTAAAGACTGATGCTGGTGAAACCGAGCCCCGAGATCAAAAACTGACTTCTAATTTCTCCTGTAATGTTTCAGGTCTAtttcccaccccacccccaaacaATGACAACATTATATCTATATTTCAAGTTCACCAGTAGTGAGTCCTATCTTGAACTGGTTGGAGTGGTTGTGGAAAAACAAAAGCCTAGTAATCTAACCTATATGCTCCCTCCCTCTGAAGCACACTGTGGATATCACGCAATCTACAATGACaaatgtcacagctactgggagtcactcacctgctagactgcattctgaataTGACTGTCCCTCGTCCTTTCCCCCTCCTTGTGTGCTGTTGGgagagccttcctctccagcGCCTTGCTCTCTCACgcagattctctccagcaccatGCTACTCTCCCGCAGGtgtacaggctccagctcagggatgtttggtttAAAGTCCTCGGATTCTTCCTTCACTGGTTCCATGTGGTCAAAGTCTACTTTCGGGGGCTCTTGTTTAATTTCCAGTGCCTCTTCTTGTTTCACAGGAAGCAGTTCTTCTGTTTGGTAGATCTCCACTTcattgtgctcagctttaatCTCAGAGTCCTCTGGCTGACTGCTGTCACACTGCACCTCACAGAGGGAAGCCAGCCCGGAGAATTCCACACTGAAGGGGACAGGTTCATGTTCAGGGAACTCCTCTTTAACTGGGATAGATTCCATCTTCACACTGTCCATGGCATCACACGGGACTGTGTTTAGTAGCtgctaaaaaggaaaaaaaaaaaaaacattccaactgtttatttaaatacagtgctaaTAAGACCATTCAAGAGGCCGACAAAATCTGGCCTTGATAGCAGGGATGGCTTTATTATGAAGGGACACAGAATTTCCAGTAATAAGCTTAAAACCAAAAGTTCACACAATTTAACTATTCCATCCATTCTTCATTTATGCaagctgttttaatatatttgacgtgtgtgtgtgtgtgtgtgtgtgtgtgtgtgtatatatatatatatatatatgattgatgaTAGATGGATAGAGGCAGAATAGTGTTCTGCGATAACTCATTTCAGGAGCTTCGATACAATATGATGCATAGTATGATGCTTAAAAAACTTTGGATCTTAGGTCCATTACATGTTAAAGGCTGCCAAATCCCTTTTTTGCAAGTGCATGAGAGGCTAATACACAGTTAACAAGGCTACAGCGTGTAATGGACCTAAGATCCGAAGGATCGTGACAGTATTGAATATCATACTGTGCATCGTATTGTATTGAGGCTCCCAAAATGAGGTATGGCAGAACTCTAAACCTTTCTCTCATTATATATAAAGCCAGCTTCACTGCTGCACTGTTGTTCACATGGTACGGCAAGAAATGGCTTGATGAGGTTCCTGCTTGGAAAAattaaacaaccaaatgagcaagacgGGCCAAAaagacctcctcttgtttgtaacatttcttattttcttagcAACGCACATCCAACATAACCCCTCCATGAGTCTATACTGTTCAAATATTtcagaaagtaaaacaagtaaatgGTATGAATGCTAAACTAGACTAACCTGATTGattcatgtaatttttttttgacaaacagttaacaattatgtttaaaaaatatttctggcAAAGAACTGCTTCTGACAGTACTAAACGCGCTGCTCACGTACGCTATTCAATAGGGAGAAATTCAAAGTTAAGCATTATATTtaattcaaaaatttaatttttaaatgaaaatgtaaatcttgtcaatttcaatgaaatggtcacccaaagcaaggggatttcagtctgaagcccaagtcagttaaaagtctgaaatgtatataacacggtgttagaacactggcctaagtataaaagtgtctttgttagatgttctctgagttaactagcatgttacctaattaaccttttgtcaccaattattgtaacaggtgagggtccatgattactataaatataggtagcataggcacaagtttgtcattcctgaatgaaagggagcagaaaatggcaaaatacgctcagttaagcaaagaaaaaagacagtctgtaattactttaagaaatgaaggtcaatctttaagacaaatcgcaagaactttgcaagtgtctgtaactgctgtggccaagaccatcaaacaatttgaaaaaactggcactcatgaagaccgaacaaggtcaggtaggccaaggatgacctcagaatcagagaacaagttcattcgagtcacaagtctgcgaaaccggcgattaactgcccctgaaatacaagctcagctaaatgctactagaagtacaaatgtttcaacatcaactgttcagaggagattgcgtgaagctggcctaactggaagaattgctgcaaagaaaccattgttaagagtgcagaataagaggaagagacttgcctgggccaaaaaacacagaaactggacatttgaggagtggaagtcggtcttatggaccgacgagtcaaaatttgaaatatttgggtccaatcgcagagtatttgtaagatgcagagagggtgagcacatgagttctgcatgtgtggttcccactgtcaagcatggaggaggcagtgtcatggtctggggttgctttgctggtgatctTTACCTGCTATCaaggcaaaaggtggctattttgaggaatccaagatttagagacgattttcaattttcttgaacattgctttgatactcctagtgttttgtttattgtatattgtaacatgtgttttcattttcaagtatttacagaaacgtttatgacgtaaaacattgtcagttatgaaaaaaacctagtttccagcaagtgtactcaaacttttgtctggtactgtgtgtgtgtgtgtgtgtgtgtgtgtatatatatatatatatatatatatatctatatatatatagatatatagatagatagatagatagatagatagatagatagatagatagatagatagatattcaaaACAAGGAGATAGTCACAATACCTCTTTCAAAAAGTAATTAGCTTTACTTTCAGTTGGATCGGTAGCCTCTCACATTATCCCCAGCAGCAGTGTTGGAAGAATCCGACGTAGCTCTTTATATGAGCGAGCGTGACAAAAGCAGCCAAacttcaaacattttttaaaccggTTCGGttcttttgcattatttttttccccactccaGTTCAGCTCtgattttgagaaaataaagcGGTTTGAACCGGTTCATGGTTCCGGTTCAGTTTGACTCCCTGGTTAAAACAGTCCTGCAATAAATCTTTGTGAACAGGGACATGATTTGCAGTGTATAATGAGTGACAGTCTAACCTGGGTCCAAACCAGGCTCATGTCTCCTGTTGAATTTGGGGTTCCTCTCTGCAAGTTTCGAGAAAAAGTTTCTCTCTGATGGCATCCCCTTtccaaacttttgactggtactaatatacatatatatatacgctCACACATGAACGAAGGCTTGTGACAGAAACCGAATGATTCTTCGTGGTAAATCTCCTGTAAAGGGCTCTGGGctggttggcctgacaattcattcccagggtttaAAGAAAATTGGAtctctagaaagggggcagaaccCCTGTatactaactcatcgacccggaagggtaatgatgtggcagccgtggattggaggagcggctgcaatcgtttaccaagggctCATGAGTGACGGTATTAATAGGGGACAGAGCGACGTGATCTGCTCCTTCATTCATGGTTAAGGAAatgacccggaaggacctgtgtggTTATATCGTATGTCTTTATACCGTAGTCTTGTCTCCAATTGTTATtggtagatggctaacacgttctggagctgttgccagaggccagcacaaacctggacatcACCTCACCTCTACCACAATATaaactgtgtatgtatgtgtaataatatatatatatatattatacacacacatataccagCTTAAAATGGGTGCATTTGTGTTACTCTACCCACATACAAGGTATTCCATTGGTATGTATAAAATCACGTATGTGgcgattattttttttaaaaacaagccctGACAGCTCATAAGTACTGCACTTTTTAACTATCAGACAGAGCATTTACAGAATACTTACAAACCGCTATCAAAACCATGCTGCACGGATTAGTTTATTAACAATGTACGATTACATTATACCAAAACACGCTTTTATTTACAACGAAGGGAAAACATAATGCATGTTTTTGCTGACTTCATAAGCATTAGGGTGACACAGTATAagttcccttcattgtaaataaaaacgtgatttggtaccATTTAATTAACgctagtaataaattaatcatggtTATCGCAGCAGTTCatgtattgtgtaaatatttCATGTCGTTATAAAGTACAATGATTATGAGGCTGTCAGGTCTTCAAAGATATCGGCACGTTGGCATTCAAACCAATGGAATAAAAAAACCCACAGTGCCGTATCTAGATATCCTGTTTACAACACACAATAATGCGCTCAGTGTCTGACACAAAGGGGTCCTACGAATTACCTCAAAGCACTAAAGTTACCACAAACGATCCTTAAACATAACCAGTGCATTTCACTCTTAGAAAATCACGCATGCTACatgcatacaacacaaatacatcaTGTGAGGCTTTACACTATTATCAATGCTTAGTTCCATGATCTGTgttgtattaaaagaaaatacacattaaTGAAGTAACGCGTAGTTCTCCTGGtttatataaacatgttaaacaCTTATGTTCTTGTTAAGTACTGCACTGAAACGCACTAAAGTACACCGGCTCAAATGATACAAATGCATTATTTCTTATGCTATCTGAAGACTGTGGCGATTGAAGACTGAAGACTTTGTGGCGATTAGTAGGAACGACACAGATTGTTGTAGCTTTTGCAAACAAGGTACAAGAGGGtggtaaatacagtaccagtacacacacacacacacaaataacacaatacggtttttttagttgtttgtttctgTACACAAAAAGGCTTAAATCTCTGCACCGTGTTTACGTTTCTTTCTACACCAGCTGAAAGGCTTCTGTTGACATCCAAACacaactgttttcatttttgtacactgcaattacacatcTTTTGAAACAATCTCACACCCACACGCCCCGTTTGCTCGTTTTCGACtcatttcagtttatttgttgCATTTCACATTGCATCGGCCTTGCTCATTTTAACAAAGCCTGGGTCTGCAACACCCGCGTTTCGCGAACAgcaaaactttattaaaaaaataaatgcaacttactttttttttatcgtCCACGACTAGCAGTGACGTGGAACactatttcaataataataatacaaataataagaaTTCCAAATGGATgagtcgtgttttttttttaagttttgatgGTTGAAAAGCGTCCCTGCATTTCACATGTGAGCAGGCTGTTTGTGCGTGCCCGTGCGTGCCCGTGCGTGTGCGTACGTGCGCGCACTCACACTGACCCCTCCCCTACAAAGACTcttcatcaatcaatcaatcaaaacgaTTCATCAATTCATTCATCAAGGCGGGCACAGTGCCGTTTCTAGACATAAGCGGCCGCTTAGCCCCGCctagcaaaataaacaaataaatacatatattttcttttaaatggatTTTCATAAA is a window encoding:
- the LOC121305564 gene encoding zinc finger protein 345-like isoform X2; amino-acid sequence: MDSVKMESIPVKEEFPEHEPVPFSVEFSGLASLCEVQCDSSQPEDSEIKAEHNEVEIYQTEELLPVKQEEALEIKQEPPKVDFDHMEPVKEESEDFKPNIPELEPVHLRESSMVLERICVREQGAGEEGSPNSTQGGGKDEGQSYSECSLAGFSPAAKARMGSGEYPDCKKGLTQLGHFEIHQRIHTGEKPYPCSDCGKSFKQSSHLESHQRIHTGEKPYHCSDCGKSFRHSAHLKRHLRIHTGEKPYRCSDCGKSFRRLENLKIHQRIHTGEKPYHCSDCGKSFRDSGDLKKHQRIHTEEKPYCCGDCGKSFRHKGTLKSHQQIHTVKKPYHCSDCGKSFRHSEDLIKHQQIHTGEKLYHCSDCGKSFSRSEHLKKHKRIHTGEKPYRCSECGKSFSHSEHLKRHQRIHTGEKPYCCSECGKSFRVSGTLKTHQRIHTGESPYCCSDCGRSFRRSAHLKMHQRIHTGEKPYLCSDCGKSFRHLEYLKVHQRIHTGEKLYSCSDCGKSFRYSRLLKTHQRIHTGEKPYLCSDCGKSFRQSQHLKTHQRIHTGEKPYLCFCCGKSFRDSAGRRKHQRIHREQKP
- the LOC121305564 gene encoding zinc finger protein 345-like isoform X1; translation: MDSVEMESVPIKEELFELELVPFSAEFFGLASLPVKQELCEVQCDSSQPEDSEIKAEHNEVEIYQTEELLPVKQEEALEIKQEPPKVDFDHMEPVKEESEDFKPNIPELEPVHLRESSMVLERICVREQGAGEEGSPNSTQGGGKDEGQSYSECSLAGFSPAAKARMGSGEYPDCKKGLTQLGHFEIHQRIHTGEKPYPCSDCGKSFKQSSHLESHQRIHTGEKPYHCSDCGKSFRHSAHLKRHLRIHTGEKPYRCSDCGKSFRRLENLKIHQRIHTGEKPYHCSDCGKSFRDSGDLKKHQRIHTEEKPYCCGDCGKSFRHKGTLKSHQQIHTVKKPYHCSDCGKSFRHSEDLIKHQQIHTGEKLYHCSDCGKSFSRSEHLKKHKRIHTGEKPYRCSECGKSFSHSEHLKRHQRIHTGEKPYCCSECGKSFRVSGTLKTHQRIHTGESPYCCSDCGRSFRRSAHLKMHQRIHTGEKPYLCSDCGKSFRHLEYLKVHQRIHTGEKLYSCSDCGKSFRYSRLLKTHQRIHTGEKPYLCSDCGKSFRQSQHLKTHQRIHTGEKPYLCFCCGKSFRDSAGRRKHQRIHREQKP